The genomic interval actttattttatttttgtacagaGTGAAATTCTGGCAAGGCGAATGATATGGGAAAATAATTACAAGTTTGTAACACAACATAACCATGAATATGCGCAGGGGCGTCAATCGTACACTGTGGCCATGAACCATCTTGCagatttggtaagtataatctataacatgatatatgtgtctaaataatacctcttaggccggggccccacggaccggaaatgctgctatttgcccacagcggagacgctgcgggaaaaattgtggcgttgtacagtgcaggcaaagtggatgggattcatgcgaatcccatctccactttgcagaaaagatcacagcgcggacatgctgcgatttgcaaagccattgcagctttgcaaatcgcagcatgtcaattatatctacggaaacgccggcggctttaccgtagatataatgttaagagaaagtctgcagaggaaaaatctgtgaactttctcttaaaagcgctgcggaaagaaccgcaatgcgatcacgcagcggttcttcaaacagcactttagtgctgcgcatacggcccgtggggccttaggacgggttcacatcagcacccgaactccgttatgcagatttctgttttctgccggcagaagatggacacCTGCATTCACTGcctgccggtgagtgttttgcgctctccgcggcgacaccgttttttttttaaacagacacaaagtcctgcacgtccgactttgtgtccggttaaaaaaaaaaattggtttcgccacggagagcgcaaaacactcacAGCCGGGCacgtttcaaactcattcaaatgaatcggTTAGAAAAGTGCCTGCCGGTTTCCCTCTCCTGTTCAgttttttgggcaggaaacggaaacctgcacaacggagtttgggcgctggtgtgaacccggtcTAAGACTGatgaatactaccatacagtgaccaaataactCTTCCAAACATTGTAtaaataatatcaccaatgagtGAGTAATACTGACATactgttattaaagggattctaccattaaaacacatttttttctcgttgacacgtaggaatagccttaagaaaggctattcttctcctacctttagatgtcttctccgcaccgccgttctgcAGAAATCCctattttcatcagtatgcaaatgagttctctcgcagcactgggggcgggccccagcgctcaaacagcattgggggcgtcgccaatgctgtgagagaactctccagcgctgcctccatcttcctcaggaacgtcctcttcacgcgtcctcttccggggcaggcggtcaaacttgtaggcctcgggcagagccgactgcgcatatccacaggccacaagaaaatggaagcgaggattggtaagtaaatagggccctttacctgatggagttactccagcagttaacagcctattaaaaaaaataaatcaacccCCTAATGTCCTGATCCCTGTGACACCCACTACCACCCCGGTAGTTACAACCTTATGTATATCTCAAAGTTCTTACCCTTCTGAGAACATCTGACTCTGAggatattgtaatatatatatatgtatacaatattgtGATAAATACGGTATAGTGAAAGCCAGCGCCAAATGCTATGCCCATCTCATACAGCACATTTGTGCACCTCTGGGAACATACAGTGCAGGTTATATGACTTGAGGGCACCGGTAATACAGTAAATACCTTTCTGGACATGTAATAGGTTAAGATCCAAGGAAAGTTGAGGCCTGAACACCAGTGTAACCTTCTTTTCTTTCCGTAGACCACTGAGGAGGTAAAGGCCCGGCTTACTGGTCTGAAAGTACCGCCTGGTACTGTCAGGGGGAGCTCCGTCAGTAACACTACTGTCAAGGCCACCATCTTACCAACCAATGCGGACTGGAGGATAAGTGGAGCTGTCACCGAGGTCAAAGACCAGGTAAGAATATTGTTTTGGATACACAAATATAGTGACGtaagattgcactgtgtggacaAGGCCGTAAAGCACAGTTAATAGCTTTAACTCCAGCTTGTCTAATGGGAGTCTCCgtgttcacacgggtttttttggatgggaatttgacgcggaggcgtCCAGTCGCAGTAtcccgcttcggattaggcccaaataaatggaacTAGTCgtgagggaggtgtcgcgaggcggacgtctgTGGCTGaatgagccacggaatccgcctgaagaaagggcatgtggcttcttttttctgcgagcgggaacaaaccgctcacggaaaaaggaaatgactggctaccattgatttcaatgggaggcgttttttttgagccggattctgaagcggattctgcgtcaaaatccagcccaaaaaaacccatgtgaactcagccttagtaaacgaaaaaaattttgcagaaggattttgaggcagaaaccGCTtctaaaaacacctcccattataTCAGCTATAGGGAAaaaaacatgacctttcttcaggtagattctgccttgaaaaacccattgaaatgagtagGAGTTGGAAAATGCAATACATACAATGCTGTACAAGGTCTAGCTAATACTGCTGTACGAATTACATCAAGATTGTGGGGATACAGGGCTTAGATACACGGCCATCTGTTACATCCATTCTGCAGAGGTGGTTAATAGGTCATGTACAGTGGTGTAAGTAGGAACATTGGGGCCCCGTGGTGacgtttgacatgggcccccccgaccaaccccccgcattcctgcactctctattatgccccatagtggcccctgcacacagtattatcccccatagtggccctacacacagtattatgccctacagtggcccctgcacacagcattatccctcataatggcccctgcacacagtagtatgccccataatggcccctgcacacactattatgccccactgtggacacccatgaacaattattatactctggggtcttttcagaccccagagaataataatcggagaccgaaggggggtaccaacataaaaaacaatgttcctcccctgtccctggctccactgcactcctcggtggtgttggccatcttcaatgacgtccaggacgttACATGACCccggacgcaggccccggtcatgtgacgtcagggagagtcacagaagtaggcccgaggTAAGTAACACGGTGTTATGTTACGTTACCtccctggacctccaatcattatactcggggatctgaaaagagccctgagtataataatgatgtttgtggggcccgtggtgtcacttaccgatcctggccactgctaggatcggtaagtaaatagggcccgttaccggctggagtaattccagctggtagcagcctattaagaaaaaaaaaaacacgcagcagTAGAGGCTGTCGctaggcccctgatgtcccgggccctgtggcagccgctacccctgctaccctggtagttacgccactggtcatgcACTCTTAATGCCAACTCTGAAGATACCACATTCTCTTGAAAAATCATCTTGAAAAATCACATACAGAGAGAAGCAAACTGGTAGACAAAGAGCTGGGTTCTcataaattttccaaaaaaatttcCACAAACAGAGGCCCAGAGAAGGAATCCTTCGTGATGTCATTGGCCCCAGGGGACACTTGAGGCCCTGGTTGTGTCTCTGCAGGTCCCCTGGTGATGCCCAGTAAGACAGAAGAGCACCTAAGACACCACCAAAGGAGCCCCAGATGCCATAAGGAAACCCAgaagaggaaaggtgagtatatctGTTTCTGCACCTCCACTGGGCCGCTGCCTTTACTACTAAGTGGTCAGAAGTGACTCCAGAGTGTAAATGATTTTCCAGTTTGGAAAACAAAACTGGTAGGAGAACCTTACGAATAATCGTGGAACAATCTTGCAAGGTTCGCCCATTTCTAATCACGTATATTTTTCCAGGGCGTCTGTGGATCCTGCTGGGCATTCAGTGCTGTCGGTGCCTTGGAGGGACAACTGAAGATAAAGACTGGAAATCTGGTCTCCCTCAGTCCTCAGAATCTTGTAGATTGTTCCTCTAAGTACGGAAATAAAGGATGTGATGGCGGATTTATGACCCAAGCCTTTCAGTATGTGATAGACAATAATGGTATTGATTCCGACTCTTCGTACCCGTATCGTGCATCAGTAAGTAGATGACAATGATTGATCCCCAATAATCACAATATTAAATTTGTGGTCACTATAAATGTAATCCCCAAATCTTCCTAAAATGTCTCCTAGGTGAAGGCTTAAGAGGTATTTCCAGGTTAGACTATCCTTgtgtgatcaatgggggtcccaaTACCTAAGATTAACCTCTTAAccccattttttgatttttgttttttactgcccACCTTCTAAACACCATAActtatttttccatttatatgagggcttcatttttgcGGGATAAAATACACATTGTAATGGTACCGTTTAATGTTCCTTATGATGTAttgggaggctggaaaaaaattcagaatggggtttgGAAACCTTAGAGGTCTGATCATGAATATGATATACTGAATAATACATTGCAACGCTTGcatagcctgtaatagaactcaTACAATGACAAGGATTTAACATTACGTagaatatagactgcagtgtATCTTGGAGTACTGCAACGCCTTAATTGCAATATTCATCACAGCGCCACTTTGTCtgtgtggctgtgtctggtactacaGATAAGTGATATTTGAagaataggacatatataggcaAAAACCTGGAAATCCCTTTTAAATGCagctaatatataataataataaatgttatttatatagcgccaacatattctgcagagctgtacaatttgtagggttcaaatacagacagaaagatacattacaaaaaaaatcacttcacacaatgggactgagggccctgctcgcaagagcttacaatctatgaggtagaggggcgtgacacaagaggtagcaggggcggcattgcttatgtagaggtcagacaattctgtaatagaggtgactgtcattacacaaatatataactttatgagccgtcaccagtcgtgtcctttaacatgtggatggagcttggacatatagagttagcctgagatggcatcatattatgtggggtaatgtgggagcggggacagaggagggttagattttggggattctaatgatggtacggaagggtttacattaggaattgtgataggcctgtctgataagatgtgtctttagtttgcgtttgaaactgtagaaattgggagttaatctgattgtccggggtagagcattccagagaagtggtgcagctcgggagaagtcttgtatacgagcgtgggaggttctgataatagaggatgtaagtgttaggtcagtgagtgagcggagaacacgggttgggcggtagacagagatgagggaggaaatgtagggaggtgcggcattatggagagccttgtggaggagggggataactttatattttattctataatgaataggcagccaatgtagtgactggcacagaccagaggcatcgctgtagcgtctagcctgatagatgagcctggccgctgcattcagaatagattgtagaggggagagtttagtaaggggaagaccgattagtaaggagttacagtagtcaaggcgagaatgaatcagagagacaataagtgtctttagtgtatctctggtgaggaaagggtgtattctggagatgtttttgaggtggaggtgacatgagcgtgcaagtgattcaatatgaggggtgaaggaa from Leptodactylus fuscus isolate aLepFus1 chromosome 7, aLepFus1.hap2, whole genome shotgun sequence carries:
- the LOC142214263 gene encoding cathepsin S-like; protein product: MKSLTCILLAAFVAVSVYADIGPALDNHWNTWKSKYNKKYDTKSEILARRMIWENNYKFVTQHNHEYAQGRQSYTVAMNHLADLTTEEVKARLTGLKVPPGTVRGSSVSNTTVKATILPTNADWRISGAVTEVKDQGVCGSCWAFSAVGALEGQLKIKTGNLVSLSPQNLVDCSSKYGNKGCDGGFMTQAFQYVIDNNGIDSDSSYPYRASSGQCSYNPSTKAATCTKYTQLYPGTEDLLKQAVATVGPISVAIYSGHPSFYLYESGIYNDPACTETADHAVLVVGYGTLNGQDYWIVKNSWGVNWGESGYVRIARNQGNMCSIATYACYPQM